A single Aquisalimonas asiatica DNA region contains:
- the mrdA gene encoding penicillin-binding protein 2, translated as MASNGNGDQNQLHDKGQEKRQFTRRSFIAGAGVLILMGLIGGRMGQLQVAGHQRYATLSQANRVKLVPIPPNRGLIYDRNGVLLAENRPNFQLLVTPEQVQDMEEMLGRLRQTIDVSDTEIDRFRQLRGRSRNFEALPLKVRLTEREVAAFAANRHRFPGVEVEARLSRHYPHGEHAAHAIGYVGRINERELARVDSRRYGGSSHIGKSGTELQFEERLHGHAGLERVETNALGRVIKPLGRRAPDPGDDMVLTLDSHLQRAAEEALGEESGSVVVMDVRNSDVLALVSQPSFDPNIFVNGVDRATYAALQEDPDRPLFNRAVRGQYPPGSTIKPFVGLAGLEAGIFDPDDTIFCPGHYSIDAVDHRWRCWRRQGHGEMDFADAMSQSCDVYYYKLGYDLGIDRMSAFLERFGFGKRTGAGIPGERTGILPSREWKRAARGEGWFHGETIITSIGQGYFLSTPLQLAHAMTVLANRGHAAPPRVLRAVHSASTGETYETEIPEREQFIALAREELWDVVHESLVDVVHSSRGTGRGIGTNINYRIAGKTGTSQVFSLGQDQEYDEEEVQRRLRNHALFTAYAPADDPRIAVSVLVEHGGGGGAVAAPVARRVIDAYLRNAASEADDV; from the coding sequence ATGGCCAGCAACGGAAACGGCGACCAGAACCAGCTTCACGACAAGGGTCAGGAGAAGCGCCAGTTCACCCGGCGGTCGTTCATCGCCGGCGCCGGGGTGCTCATCCTCATGGGCCTGATCGGTGGACGCATGGGGCAGCTGCAGGTCGCAGGCCACCAGCGCTACGCGACCCTCTCCCAGGCCAATCGCGTCAAGCTCGTCCCCATTCCGCCCAACCGGGGGCTCATCTACGACCGCAATGGCGTACTGCTGGCGGAGAACCGCCCCAACTTCCAGCTGCTGGTCACCCCGGAACAGGTCCAGGACATGGAGGAGATGCTCGGGCGCCTGCGCCAGACCATCGACGTCTCCGACACGGAAATCGACCGCTTCCGCCAGCTCCGCGGGCGATCCCGCAACTTCGAGGCGCTGCCGCTCAAGGTCCGCCTCACGGAAAGGGAGGTGGCAGCCTTCGCTGCCAACCGGCACCGCTTCCCCGGCGTCGAGGTGGAGGCGCGACTCAGCCGGCATTACCCGCACGGTGAGCACGCCGCTCACGCCATCGGCTATGTCGGCCGCATCAACGAGCGCGAGCTGGCGCGTGTCGATTCCAGACGCTACGGGGGCAGCAGCCACATCGGCAAGAGTGGCACCGAGCTTCAGTTCGAGGAGCGGCTGCACGGCCACGCCGGCCTGGAGCGCGTGGAGACCAACGCCCTGGGCCGCGTCATCAAGCCCCTGGGCAGGCGCGCGCCCGACCCGGGCGACGACATGGTCCTGACACTGGACTCGCACCTGCAGCGCGCCGCCGAAGAGGCCCTGGGCGAGGAGTCCGGCTCGGTGGTGGTGATGGACGTGCGCAACAGCGACGTTCTGGCCCTGGTCAGCCAGCCATCGTTCGACCCCAACATCTTCGTCAACGGTGTGGACCGTGCGACCTATGCCGCGCTGCAGGAAGACCCGGACCGGCCGCTGTTCAACCGCGCCGTGCGCGGTCAGTATCCGCCCGGCTCCACGATCAAGCCGTTCGTCGGCCTTGCCGGTCTGGAAGCCGGGATCTTCGACCCCGACGACACGATATTCTGCCCCGGCCATTACTCCATCGACGCTGTCGACCACCGCTGGCGCTGCTGGCGCCGGCAGGGTCACGGCGAGATGGACTTCGCCGATGCCATGAGCCAGTCCTGCGACGTGTACTACTACAAGCTGGGCTATGACCTCGGCATCGACAGGATGTCCGCGTTCCTGGAGCGGTTCGGCTTCGGCAAGCGCACCGGCGCAGGCATCCCGGGCGAGCGCACGGGCATTCTGCCGTCACGGGAGTGGAAGCGCGCCGCCCGCGGAGAGGGCTGGTTCCACGGGGAGACCATCATCACCTCCATCGGTCAGGGCTACTTCCTGAGCACACCACTGCAACTCGCCCACGCCATGACCGTTCTCGCCAACCGGGGTCATGCCGCACCGCCACGGGTTCTGCGCGCGGTCCACAGCGCGAGCACCGGCGAGACCTACGAGACCGAGATCCCGGAGCGGGAGCAGTTCATCGCGCTGGCGCGGGAAGAGCTCTGGGATGTGGTGCACGAGTCGCTGGTGGACGTGGTGCATTCCAGCCGCGGCACCGGACGCGGCATCGGCACCAACATCAACTACCGGATTGCCGGCAAGACGGGTACGTCCCAGGTCTTCAGCCTCGGCCAGGATCAGGAGTACGACGAAGAGGAGGTTCAGCGGCGGCTGCGCAACCACGCCCTGTTCACTGCCTATGCCCCGGCTGATGATCCGCGCATCGCCGTCAGCGTGCTGGTGGAGCACGGCGGTGGCGGCGGCGCAGTAGCGGCTCCCGTGGCGCGCAGGGTCATCGACGCCTACCTTCGCAACGCAGCATCGGAGGCCGACGATGTCTGA
- a CDS encoding YbeD family protein, producing MHTQDDDTLLEFPCEFPIKAMGPADPEFVLHVLELVRAHVPDVDDNQVTTASSSRGTYVSVTVTVTATSKSQLDAVYQSLNADEQVVMTL from the coding sequence ATGCACACCCAGGACGACGACACCCTGCTCGAATTCCCGTGCGAGTTCCCCATCAAGGCCATGGGTCCCGCGGACCCGGAGTTTGTACTGCACGTGCTGGAACTGGTGCGGGCGCACGTCCCCGACGTGGACGACAACCAGGTCACCACGGCCTCCAGCAGCCGTGGCACGTATGTCTCGGTGACCGTGACGGTCACCGCCACCAGCAAGAGCCAGCTGGACGCCGTCTACCAGAGCCTGAACGCCGATGAACAGGTGGTCATGACGCTGTGA
- the mltB gene encoding lytic murein transglycosylase B, translating into MHRLATRVTLMLAALAVSPVTASDTPNTVDPTAVQAFVDDITSEHGLERTDVESLLGDARHQQDIIDAIRSPAEALPWYRYQRIFLQDDRIEEGVAFWNENSAILDRVHDEFGVDPAVVVAIVGVETRYGEHPGQHRVLDALYTLAFDYPPRSSFFRSELAHFLLLVEEEGLDPHEIRGSYAGAMGMPQFISSSYRHYAVDGSGSGQRDLMNDTEDALASVGNYFREHRWRPGEPVASPAHVADGVDTEPFLGDGQRPTTTIGELRAAGVTPEADYADDAEAVLLELDGPEGTEHWVGLYNFYVITRYNHSPLYALAAFQLAEAIRDQRGTD; encoded by the coding sequence ATGCACAGACTCGCTACCCGCGTCACCCTGATGCTGGCCGCCCTGGCCGTCAGCCCCGTCACCGCAAGCGACACACCCAACACGGTCGATCCCACCGCCGTTCAGGCGTTCGTGGACGACATCACCAGCGAACACGGGCTGGAGCGGACGGACGTGGAGTCCCTTCTCGGGGATGCCCGCCACCAGCAGGACATCATCGACGCCATCCGCTCGCCGGCGGAGGCGCTGCCCTGGTATCGCTACCAGCGGATCTTCCTGCAGGACGACCGGATCGAGGAAGGGGTCGCGTTCTGGAACGAGAACAGCGCCATACTCGACCGCGTCCACGACGAATTCGGTGTCGACCCGGCCGTGGTTGTTGCCATCGTCGGCGTGGAGACGCGCTACGGCGAGCACCCCGGCCAGCACCGGGTGCTGGACGCCCTGTACACCCTGGCGTTCGACTACCCGCCCCGTTCCAGCTTTTTCCGCAGCGAACTGGCGCACTTCCTGCTTCTGGTCGAGGAGGAAGGGCTGGACCCGCACGAGATCCGCGGCTCCTACGCGGGCGCCATGGGCATGCCCCAGTTCATCTCCAGCAGCTACCGCCATTACGCGGTGGATGGCAGCGGCAGCGGGCAACGCGACCTGATGAACGATACCGAGGACGCCCTGGCCAGCGTCGGCAACTATTTCCGGGAGCATCGCTGGAGGCCGGGCGAGCCGGTTGCCTCACCGGCCCACGTGGCAGATGGCGTGGATACGGAGCCCTTCCTGGGTGACGGTCAGCGTCCGACCACGACCATCGGCGAGCTGCGTGCCGCTGGCGTCACGCCGGAAGCCGACTACGCTGATGATGCAGAGGCGGTGCTGCTGGAGCTTGACGGCCCGGAGGGCACTGAACACTGGGTGGGGCTCTACAACTTCTACGTCATCACCCGCTATAACCACAGCCCGCTCTACGCCCTGGCCGCATTCCAGCTCGCCGAGGCCATCCGTGACCAACGAGGGACCGACTGA
- a CDS encoding PaaI family thioesterase — protein sequence MPKLNATELEQLLHESFPEMRQDTWRVEHVEDGFVRIRMPFHKSNLRPGNTISGPALMTLADTTMYVAILAVIGPVMMAVTTALNINFMRKPGAGDIIAECRLLKLGSRLAVGDVAMYADGDDEMAAHATCTYSIPPRDQRPD from the coding sequence ATGCCGAAACTCAATGCCACGGAACTGGAACAGCTGCTGCACGAGTCGTTTCCCGAAATGCGCCAGGACACCTGGCGGGTGGAGCACGTGGAGGACGGCTTCGTACGCATTCGCATGCCGTTTCACAAGTCGAACCTGCGGCCGGGCAATACCATCTCCGGGCCGGCCCTCATGACCCTGGCGGACACCACCATGTACGTGGCCATCCTGGCGGTGATCGGGCCGGTCATGATGGCGGTGACCACCGCACTGAACATCAATTTCATGCGCAAGCCCGGCGCGGGCGACATCATCGCCGAATGCCGGTTGCTCAAGCTCGGTAGCCGGCTTGCCGTGGGCGACGTGGCCATGTATGCCGACGGCGACGACGAAATGGCGGCCCACGCCACCTGCACCTATTCCATTCCGCCCCGCGATCAGCGTCCCGACTAG
- a CDS encoding aminoglycoside phosphotransferase family protein, whose product MDNTADADTRLPQLQQWLRSQGLPAGPLESASSDASFRRYFRLQADGLSRVVMDAPPRHEDCRPFVKVAALLHEAGLNAPRVLAQDLEQGFLLLSDLGTRTYLDVLNPDNADALMRAALDALVAWQSASRTGVLPAYDAALLERELRLFPDWYLAEHLQVVPTGAERRSMERCFQALVDRALAQTRVWVHRDYMPRNLMPGEPSPGILDFQDAVEGPVSYDVICLFRDAFLSWPPEREQAWLAYYHEQALAAGVPVPRSLAAFWSDCTWMGVQRHLKVMGIFARIRYRDGKPRYLEDAPRFRDYLHRAAADEPALMELVDLIDAWHARAPEGG is encoded by the coding sequence ATGGACAACACCGCCGACGCGGATACGAGGCTGCCGCAACTGCAGCAGTGGCTCCGGTCCCAGGGGCTGCCCGCAGGGCCGCTTGAGTCGGCATCATCCGACGCCAGCTTCCGCCGCTACTTCCGGCTGCAGGCCGACGGCCTGTCCCGGGTGGTCATGGACGCGCCGCCCCGGCACGAGGACTGCCGGCCGTTCGTGAAGGTGGCGGCGCTGCTGCACGAAGCCGGCCTCAACGCGCCGCGCGTGCTGGCCCAGGATCTGGAGCAGGGGTTCCTGCTGCTCTCTGATCTCGGCACGCGGACCTATCTGGATGTGTTGAACCCCGACAATGCCGATGCGCTCATGCGGGCGGCACTGGACGCGCTGGTGGCGTGGCAGTCCGCGAGTCGGACCGGGGTGCTGCCAGCCTATGACGCCGCGTTGCTGGAGCGCGAGCTGCGCCTGTTTCCGGATTGGTATCTGGCAGAACACCTCCAGGTGGTGCCCACGGGCGCCGAGCGCCGGTCCATGGAGCGATGCTTCCAGGCGCTGGTGGATCGCGCCCTGGCGCAGACCCGCGTGTGGGTCCACCGGGACTACATGCCGCGCAATCTCATGCCCGGGGAGCCGTCGCCCGGCATTCTGGATTTCCAGGATGCGGTGGAGGGGCCGGTGAGCTACGACGTCATCTGTCTGTTCAGGGACGCGTTTCTGTCCTGGCCGCCGGAGCGGGAGCAGGCGTGGCTGGCCTACTACCACGAGCAGGCCCTGGCCGCGGGCGTGCCGGTGCCGCGGTCCCTCGCGGCGTTCTGGTCCGACTGCACCTGGATGGGCGTGCAGCGGCACCTGAAAGTCATGGGGATCTTCGCCCGTATCCGGTATCGCGACGGCAAGCCGCGCTACCTGGAGGACGCACCCCGTTTCCGCGACTACCTGCACCGGGCGGCGGCTGACGAGCCGGCGCTGATGGAGCTGGTGGACCTGATCGACGCCTGGCACGCGCGTGCCCCGGAGGGTGGGTGA
- the rodA gene encoding rod shape-determining protein RodA → MSELASQVSTRGRQSIMQRFLHLDVPLVTALLLLSLAGLATLYSATNQSMDAVHNQLIRMTLAFTAMVVMAQVPLNTLRRWTPWVFLGGLVMLVLVLLIGTTGQGAQRWLNLGLFRFQPAELMKLAIPMAVAWYLSMRALPPTLPQVLLATVAIVVPTALIVLQPDLGTSLLVSASGFFVLFLAGLRWRLMLTVLVAIVALVPVFWMFLMREYQKQRVLTLFDPERDPLGTGYHIIQSTIAIGSGGIYGRGWLNGTQSQLEFLPERHTDFIFAVFAEEFGLLGVALLLALYLFIIGRGMYIAINAQDTFSRLVAGSLTLTFFVYVFVNMGMVSGLMPVVGLPLPLVSYGGTSMVTMMAGFGILMSIHTHRKMWAS, encoded by the coding sequence ATGTCTGAACTGGCGAGCCAGGTCAGTACACGGGGCAGGCAGTCCATCATGCAGCGCTTCCTGCATCTCGATGTGCCGCTGGTCACCGCGCTGCTGCTGCTGTCCCTCGCCGGCCTGGCAACGCTGTACAGCGCCACGAACCAGTCCATGGATGCGGTGCATAACCAGCTCATCCGCATGACCCTGGCGTTCACCGCCATGGTGGTGATGGCCCAGGTCCCGCTGAACACCCTGCGGCGCTGGACGCCCTGGGTGTTTCTCGGTGGCCTGGTGATGCTGGTACTCGTGCTACTGATCGGCACAACCGGCCAGGGCGCTCAGCGCTGGCTGAACCTCGGCCTGTTCCGCTTCCAGCCTGCGGAGCTCATGAAACTGGCGATCCCCATGGCGGTGGCCTGGTACCTGAGCATGCGGGCGCTACCGCCGACGCTGCCGCAGGTGCTGCTGGCCACCGTTGCCATTGTTGTGCCGACCGCGCTGATCGTGCTGCAGCCCGACCTGGGGACGTCGCTGCTGGTGAGCGCCTCGGGGTTCTTCGTCCTGTTTCTCGCCGGACTGCGCTGGCGGCTCATGCTCACAGTGCTCGTGGCCATCGTGGCACTGGTGCCAGTGTTCTGGATGTTCCTGATGCGGGAGTACCAGAAACAGCGGGTGCTGACCCTCTTCGACCCGGAGCGCGACCCCCTGGGCACCGGCTACCACATCATCCAGTCCACCATTGCCATCGGTTCCGGGGGAATCTATGGGCGCGGCTGGCTCAACGGCACCCAGTCCCAGCTCGAGTTTCTGCCCGAGCGCCATACCGACTTCATCTTTGCGGTGTTCGCCGAGGAGTTCGGCCTGCTGGGCGTGGCGCTGCTGCTGGCGCTGTACCTGTTCATCATCGGCCGCGGCATGTACATCGCCATCAATGCCCAGGACACCTTCAGTCGGTTGGTGGCGGGGAGCCTGACCCTGACCTTCTTCGTCTACGTGTTCGTCAACATGGGCATGGTCTCCGGCCTGATGCCCGTGGTGGGCCTGCCCCTGCCGCTGGTATCCTACGGCGGCACATCCATGGTGACGATGATGGCCGGCTTCGGTATTCTCATGTCGATACACACCCACCGGAAGATGTGGGCGTCCTGA
- a CDS encoding septal ring lytic transglycosylase RlpA family protein, which translates to MPRLLVIAALGLFLTACATAPRDEPDDDADYGPDTPPDLSGLEEPEPQDEPLSRYGNPATYEVFGKQYQVMTSEDARGFTEEGVASWYGKKFHGRRTSSGEPYDMYTLTAAHTQLPLPTYVRVTNQNNGKSVIVRVNDRGPFADNRIIDLSYAAADRIDMVDDGTAPVRIETLSNTFDPDNPPATAEDDGGDQQQAESEPPEPSSESVVTASTRNVPDRPTAEDDDPESGAQANGATDAGYLLQVGAFSERGNAEALKERLTADGISPVAVSESGGVHRVRVGPMNSREALDDTANALENAGFGDSHVITD; encoded by the coding sequence ATGCCACGCCTGCTTGTGATCGCCGCACTCGGCCTGTTCCTCACCGCGTGTGCCACCGCTCCCAGGGACGAGCCCGATGACGATGCAGACTACGGCCCGGACACACCGCCCGACCTGAGCGGCCTCGAAGAGCCCGAGCCCCAGGATGAACCGCTCAGCCGCTACGGCAATCCGGCGACGTACGAGGTGTTCGGCAAACAGTATCAGGTGATGACCTCCGAGGACGCCCGGGGCTTTACCGAGGAGGGTGTCGCGTCCTGGTACGGGAAGAAATTCCACGGCCGGCGTACGTCAAGCGGCGAGCCGTACGACATGTACACGCTGACCGCGGCCCACACGCAGCTGCCTTTGCCGACGTATGTGCGCGTCACCAACCAGAACAACGGCAAGTCGGTGATCGTTCGGGTCAACGACCGGGGTCCGTTCGCCGACAACCGGATCATCGATCTCTCCTACGCGGCCGCCGACAGGATCGACATGGTCGACGACGGCACCGCGCCCGTGCGGATCGAGACGCTCAGCAATACCTTCGACCCGGACAATCCGCCCGCTACCGCAGAGGACGACGGCGGTGACCAGCAACAGGCGGAATCCGAGCCCCCGGAACCTTCCTCCGAATCGGTTGTCACTGCTTCGACACGAAACGTCCCCGATCGCCCGACGGCGGAGGACGACGACCCCGAGTCCGGTGCGCAGGCCAACGGCGCCACCGACGCCGGCTACCTGCTCCAGGTGGGCGCCTTTTCCGAGCGGGGGAACGCGGAGGCGCTGAAGGAACGCTTGACGGCGGACGGCATCAGTCCGGTGGCGGTCTCGGAAAGCGGTGGCGTTCACCGGGTGCGCGTCGGCCCGATGAACAGTCGCGAGGCGCTGGACGACACGGCCAATGCATTAGAGAATGCCGGCTTCGGTGACAGCCACGTCATCACCGACTGA
- the lipB gene encoding lipoyl(octanoyl) transferase LipB produces MQQFTEERTPSTADELWLLEHPPVFTQGLNGRAEHLINPGDIPVVPVDRGGQVTYHGPGQAVVYVLVDVRRRGLGIRRLVSVLESAVVAVLGGHDVDAYPRADAPGVYVDGAKIASVGLRVRRGASYHGLALNVDMDLAPFSLINPCGYADLPVTCMRDLGIDRSPTDAARAVADELEGALSAYPCTR; encoded by the coding sequence ATGCAGCAGTTCACGGAGGAGCGCACGCCGTCGACGGCGGACGAGCTGTGGCTACTGGAGCATCCCCCGGTATTCACCCAGGGCCTGAACGGGCGCGCGGAACACCTCATCAACCCCGGAGACATCCCCGTGGTCCCGGTGGACCGCGGTGGCCAGGTCACCTATCACGGGCCGGGCCAGGCCGTGGTCTACGTGCTCGTGGACGTGCGGCGGCGCGGGCTGGGCATTCGCCGCCTGGTCTCCGTCCTGGAGAGCGCCGTGGTGGCAGTGCTCGGCGGCCATGACGTCGACGCCTATCCGCGCGCCGATGCGCCCGGTGTCTACGTCGACGGCGCCAAGATCGCTTCCGTGGGATTACGGGTTCGCCGCGGGGCGAGCTATCACGGCCTGGCCCTGAACGTGGACATGGACCTCGCCCCCTTCTCGCTGATCAACCCGTGCGGGTACGCCGATCTGCCGGTGACCTGCATGCGCGATCTCGGCATCGACCGCTCGCCCACCGACGCGGCCCGGGCGGTGGCGGACGAGCTGGAAGGCGCGCTCTCCGCCTACCCGTGCACCCGCTGA
- a CDS encoding D-alanyl-D-alanine carboxypeptidase family protein, translated as MRQRLLALLLLLPFLAASSALADRPSVPTPAPPSIDAPSYILMDKDSGHILSERDPDEQREPASLVKLMTAYVVFSEISEGQLDLEEEVQISEQAWRMGGSRMFVEVGRRVAVEDLLRGMIIQSGNDASVALAEHVAGNEDTFAQLMNQYAEQLGMENTNFTNATGWPDPDQLTTARDIALLARAMIDDFPEFYQFYSEREFTYNDITQSNRNSLLWRDDSVDGLKTGHTQRAGYNLVSSAERDGMRLISVVMGTDSARDRMQQTQSLFGYGFRFFGTYRLYDHDTALAEPKLWRGANDTIAVGLLEPLYVTIPRREYDNMEATMHLRSNVIAPVAQGDDMGTLEVRVGDAIIAEVPLVALEDGEEGGFFGRIIDDIMLRFQ; from the coding sequence ATGCGCCAGCGCCTGTTAGCCCTGTTGCTGCTCCTGCCTTTCCTGGCGGCCTCCTCTGCCCTGGCCGACCGCCCCTCCGTGCCGACGCCGGCGCCGCCGTCCATCGACGCGCCAAGCTACATCCTGATGGACAAGGACAGCGGGCACATCCTGTCAGAACGCGACCCGGACGAGCAGCGCGAGCCGGCCAGCCTGGTCAAGCTCATGACCGCCTACGTGGTGTTCAGCGAGATCAGTGAGGGGCAGCTCGACCTGGAAGAAGAAGTCCAGATCAGCGAACAGGCCTGGCGCATGGGCGGCTCGCGGATGTTCGTGGAAGTTGGCCGCCGCGTGGCCGTGGAAGACCTCCTCCGGGGCATGATCATCCAGTCCGGGAACGATGCCAGCGTGGCCCTCGCAGAACACGTCGCCGGCAACGAGGACACCTTCGCCCAGCTCATGAACCAGTACGCCGAGCAACTGGGCATGGAGAACACCAACTTCACCAACGCCACCGGCTGGCCCGACCCGGACCAGCTCACCACGGCCAGGGATATTGCGCTCCTGGCGCGGGCGATGATCGACGACTTCCCCGAGTTCTACCAGTTCTACTCGGAGCGCGAGTTCACGTACAACGACATCACCCAGAGCAACCGCAACTCCCTCCTGTGGCGGGATGACAGCGTCGATGGCCTGAAGACGGGCCACACGCAACGCGCCGGCTACAACCTGGTGAGCTCAGCGGAGCGCGACGGCATGCGGCTGATTTCGGTGGTCATGGGAACCGACAGCGCGCGGGATCGCATGCAACAGACGCAATCCCTGTTCGGCTACGGGTTCCGGTTCTTCGGCACCTACCGCCTCTACGATCACGACACCGCACTGGCCGAACCGAAGCTCTGGCGCGGCGCCAACGACACCATTGCCGTGGGCCTGCTCGAGCCGCTGTACGTGACCATTCCCCGGCGGGAGTACGACAACATGGAAGCCACCATGCACCTGCGCTCCAACGTTATCGCGCCGGTGGCCCAGGGTGACGACATGGGCACCCTGGAAGTCAGGGTCGGCGATGCCATCATCGCCGAGGTCCCGCTGGTCGCGCTTGAGGACGGTGAGGAAGGCGGCTTCTTCGGCCGGATCATCGACGACATCATGCTGCGCTTCCAGTAG
- the murU gene encoding N-acetylmuramate alpha-1-phosphate uridylyltransferase MurU, whose product MRAMILAAGRGERMRPLTDHTPKPLLPVAGRPLIDWHLQRLADAGVSEVVINLAWLGEQIAEHVGDGSRWGLRVRYSREGDAALETGGGIARALPWLGNAPFLVVNGDVWCDYDPAPLLQPMDGLAHLVLVPNPAHNPEGDFGLVRGRVVTGGGERLTFSGIGVYAPALFDGHPGGAFRLAPLLREAAEQGRVSGTRHDGLWCDVGTPERLEALNARLSGSI is encoded by the coding sequence ATGCGAGCGATGATTCTGGCGGCCGGTCGCGGTGAGCGGATGCGGCCCCTGACGGACCACACACCCAAACCGCTGCTCCCCGTGGCGGGCCGGCCGCTGATCGACTGGCACCTGCAGCGGCTCGCGGACGCCGGTGTCAGCGAGGTGGTGATCAACCTGGCCTGGCTGGGTGAGCAGATCGCGGAGCACGTGGGCGACGGCAGTCGCTGGGGGCTGCGCGTGCGCTACTCCCGCGAGGGTGACGCGGCGCTGGAGACCGGCGGCGGGATTGCGCGGGCCCTGCCCTGGCTGGGCAACGCCCCCTTCCTGGTGGTCAACGGGGATGTCTGGTGCGATTACGATCCCGCGCCGTTGCTGCAGCCCATGGACGGATTGGCGCACCTGGTGCTGGTGCCGAATCCGGCGCACAACCCCGAGGGCGACTTTGGTCTGGTCCGGGGCCGCGTGGTCACTGGCGGCGGGGAACGGCTCACCTTCAGTGGTATCGGCGTCTACGCCCCGGCGCTGTTCGATGGCCATCCCGGCGGCGCATTCCGGCTCGCCCCCCTGCTCCGCGAAGCGGCAGAGCAGGGGCGGGTCTCGGGGACCCGCCACGATGGGCTGTGGTGTGACGTGGGCACACCCGAGCGCCTGGAGGCCCTCAATGCGCGGCTGAGTGGCTCAATCTAG
- the mreC gene encoding rod shape-determining protein MreC — MKPLFAQGPSATTRLILLVLLSAGLMSLDHRQHLTEPVRSAIQTTVHPFHYAVNVPFDLFSFASERLASRSALIEENARLRDQQLLNEARLQRLDQLERENIRLQGLLGSAYEVEESVLIAELMRVDLDPYRHLLRVDKGTRSGARTGQAVIDANGIMGQVDSVSRSSAVVRLITDPSHAIPVEVNRNGLRSIAVGSGNLQELDLPHLPNNADIEEGDLLITSGLAGRFPRGYPVAEVTEVERQPGEAFARVTARPLAQLDRSREMLLVRTRERQDPDEDLDPLDDLDQLEELQELEDLAREEAR; from the coding sequence ATCAAACCACTATTCGCTCAGGGCCCATCGGCGACGACGCGACTGATCCTGCTGGTATTGCTCTCAGCCGGATTGATGTCGCTCGACCACCGTCAGCACCTGACGGAACCCGTCCGTTCGGCCATCCAGACCACGGTCCACCCCTTCCACTACGCCGTCAATGTGCCATTCGACCTGTTCAGCTTCGCGTCAGAGCGGCTTGCAAGCCGCTCCGCGCTGATCGAGGAGAACGCCCGACTGCGTGACCAGCAACTGCTCAACGAAGCGCGCCTGCAGCGGCTGGACCAGCTCGAGCGCGAGAACATCCGGCTGCAGGGGCTGCTCGGTTCGGCTTACGAGGTGGAGGAGTCGGTTCTCATTGCCGAACTCATGCGGGTGGATCTCGACCCCTACCGGCACCTGCTCCGGGTGGACAAGGGCACCCGGAGCGGCGCCCGTACCGGGCAGGCAGTCATCGATGCCAACGGCATCATGGGCCAGGTGGACAGTGTCAGCCGCTCCAGCGCCGTCGTGCGCCTGATTACCGATCCGAGCCATGCCATTCCGGTGGAGGTGAACCGGAACGGCCTGCGGTCCATCGCCGTGGGCAGCGGCAACCTCCAGGAGCTGGATCTGCCCCATTTGCCCAACAACGCCGACATCGAGGAAGGCGATCTGCTGATCACCTCCGGCCTTGCCGGGCGGTTCCCGCGCGGCTACCCGGTGGCCGAGGTCACGGAAGTGGAGCGGCAGCCCGGCGAAGCCTTCGCCCGGGTGACCGCCCGCCCGCTGGCCCAGCTGGACCGCAGCCGTGAGATGCTGCTGGTGCGCACGCGTGAGCGCCAGGACCCGGACGAGGACCTGGATCCGCTGGATGACCTGGACCAACTGGAGGAACTCCAGGAACTCGAGGATCTGGCTCGGGAGGAGGCGCGCTGA
- the mreD gene encoding rod shape-determining protein MreD, which translates to MAFAGRQGGGVIFVSIIVAYALTIMPLPEWAQPARPAWAALVLIYWCMAVPHRVGVVFAWLVGLGQDALQATLLGQHALAYALMAYLVLHLHQRIRVYPLPQQAAIVLLLLLLVHVVQAWISGLVDRPAPGLVYWLPPLVGTLLWPWVFVVMRGVRRRFSVQ; encoded by the coding sequence ATGGCGTTCGCAGGCCGGCAGGGCGGTGGCGTGATTTTCGTCAGCATCATCGTGGCCTATGCGCTCACGATCATGCCGCTGCCGGAATGGGCACAGCCCGCCCGGCCGGCGTGGGCGGCCCTGGTGCTGATCTACTGGTGCATGGCAGTGCCACACCGGGTGGGCGTGGTGTTCGCCTGGCTGGTCGGCCTGGGACAGGATGCCCTGCAGGCCACCCTGCTGGGTCAGCACGCCCTCGCCTATGCCCTGATGGCGTACCTGGTCCTGCATCTGCACCAGCGCATCCGCGTCTACCCGCTGCCGCAGCAGGCCGCCATCGTGCTCCTTCTGCTGCTGCTGGTGCACGTGGTGCAGGCCTGGATCAGCGGCCTGGTCGACCGCCCCGCGCCGGGGCTCGTGTACTGGCTGCCGCCGCTGGTGGGCACGCTGCTGTGGCCCTGGGTGTTTGTCGTCATGCGCGGCGTGCGGCGCCGCTTCAGTGTGCAGTAA